A window of the Alnus glutinosa chromosome 4, dhAlnGlut1.1, whole genome shotgun sequence genome harbors these coding sequences:
- the LOC133866091 gene encoding G-type lectin S-receptor-like serine/threonine-protein kinase B120, translating to MCKEQSVLPDTNMSPIISPLIASLLLLFCLALLFTNSTITDSDTIRPGQSLNASEYIRSANGKYKLGFFSTENSTKYYVAIFYSNTTENVAVIANRENPFPNPSAVLTFDPDGNLVISDGRFLLFLTNTSGGNDTYARLLDTGNLILKNRASHVLWQSFDYPTDILLPGMKLNDANDHPVLRSWKSLTDPAPGPFSLHLGSRKTQIILMEGSEPYWTGSLTSGVLARILEIEMEYVTWRGKNTSETRRIVLDFNGNLLLQTWMEGDHMHAWSSLKLTACGAYPVCGVSSICDDTADADSRCYCLPGFKRRSTFAGCKRKTDSICSDNIDVQKGWFLPIPQVYLRRIPLRLDVGKASECESACLNNCSCTGYAYDQEHSCLVWDGPLENLKQFSADKLYETELYLKLAPNFTEDTNSTNGTVADPGFKNLKDTGNNQSRKIFIPTASIAGVVTLALCVYYVRRKLRRKGHGDSRKREVQMPLFSFVSVSVATDNFSAANKLGEGGFGPVYKTELFQGILPIGDEIAGDEVAVKRLSKTSGQGWEELKNEAIITAKLQHKNLVRLLGCCIERDEKILVYEYMPNKSLDLFLFDQDKRRILDWRTRVGIIGGIAQGLLYLHQYSRLRIIHRDLKPSNILLDINMNPKISDFGMARIFGGNESQANTDRIVGTYGYMSPEYALEGLFSIKSDVFSFGVLLLEIVSGRKNTGFYQTDSLHLIGYAWELWTSDKGSDLVDPLLDDISSMQMVLRYVNIALLCIQESAADRPTMSDVVAMLNSESIIIPYPKEPAFLKVRSMAKAHPINNMLEICSLNSATISIMEGR from the exons ATGTGCAAAGAGCAGTCTGTGCTTCCTGATACAAATATGAGCCCTATAATTTCCCCCCTTATTGCTTCCCTTCTGCTTTTGTTCTGCCTTGCTTTGCTCTTCACCAATTCTACCATCACTGATAGTGATACTATCCGACCAGGCCAATCACTAAACGCCTCGGAGTACATTCGATCCGCCAACGGAAAGTACAAACTCGGTTTCTTTTCAACAGAAAACTCGACAAAGTATTACGTGGCCATATTCTACTCGAATACAACTGAAAATGTAGCTGTGATTGCAAACAGGGAGAACCCATTCCCAAATCCCTCTGCTGTTCTTACCTTCGACCCGGATGGGAATCTTGTAATATCCGATGGCAGATTCTTGCTCTTTCTGACCAACACTTCAGGTGGCAACGATACCTACGCCAGGCTATTAGATACAGGTAATCTTATACTGAAAAACAGGGCCTCACACGTTTTGTGGCAAAGCTTTGACTATCCTACTGATATTCTTTTGCCCGGAATGAAGCTTAATGATGCTAATGACCATCCTGTCTTAAGATCATGGAAAAGTCTAACAGACCCTGCTCCTGGTCCTTTCTCTCTGCATCTGGGTTCTCGGAAAACTCAAATTATCTTAATGGAGGGGTCGGAACCATACTGGACTGGTTCACTCACCAGTGGTGTTCTTGCTCGTATACTCGAGATTGAGATGGAGTACGTTACCTGGCGTGGTAAGAACACCAGTGAAACTAGAAGAATAGTGTTGGATTTCAACGGGAACCTTCTGCTGCAGACATGGATGGAAGGTGACCATATGCATGCTTGGTCCTCGCTGAAGTTAACGGCTTGTGGGGCTTATCCTGTCTGCGGCGTTTCCAGCATATGCGATGACACTGCCGATGCAGATTCTAGATGTTACTGTTTGCCAGGATTCAAAAGACGATCCACGTTCGCTGGATGTAAGAGAAAAACTGATTCGATTTGCAGCGATAATATTGATGTTCAGAAAGGTTGgtttcttccaattccacaAGTTTATTTGCGCAGGATTCCACTGCGGTTGGACGTTGGCAAGGCTTCAGAGTGCGAATCAGCTTGCTTGAATAACTGCTCTTGTACTGGTTATGCTTATGACCAAGAGCATAGCTGCCTTGTATGGGATGGCCctcttgaaaatctgaaacagtTCTCAGCAGATAAGTTATATGAAACAGAGTTATATCTGAAACTTGCTCCGAACTTTACCGaag ACACAAACTCAACGAATGGAACTGTAGCAGATCCAGGATTTAAGAATTTGAAGGATACAGGAAATAACCAATCAAGGAAAATTTTCATTCCAACTGCATCTATTGCAGGGGTTGTTACGTTGGCCCTTTGTGTTTATTATGTGAGGAGAAAGCTCAGAAGGAAGG GGCATGGAGATAGTAGAAAAAGAGAAGTTCAAATGCCATTATTTAGTTTTGTAAGTGTTTCTGTTGCAACTGATAATTTCTCAGCTGCAAATAAGCTTGGAGAGGGTGGTTTTGGACCTGTTTACAAG ACAGAATTATTTCAGGGAATATTACCTATAGGGGATGAAATAGCTGGGGACGAAGTCGCTGTAAAAAGGCTCTCAAAAACATCTGGGCAAGGTTGGGAGGAGCTGAAAAATGAAGCAATAATCACAGCTAAGCTCCAACACAAGAATCTTGTTAGACTTTTGGGCTGCTGCATTGAAAGAGATGAAAAGATACTAGTTTATGAGTATATGCCCAATAAAAGCTtggatttatttctttttg ATCAAGACAAACGCAGGATATTAGATTGGAGGACTCGCGTTGGAATTATTGGAGGAATTGCTCAAGgacttctttatcttcatcaatattcTAGGTTAAGGATTATTCATAGGGACTTGAAGCCTAGCAATATCTTGTTGGACATcaatatgaatccaaaaatatcagatttCGGAATGGCAAGAATATTTGGAGGAAATGAGTCACAAGCAAATACAGATAGGATTGTTGGCACTTA TGGCTATATGTCCCCTGAATATGCTTTGGAAGGCCTCTTTTCAATCAAATCCGATGTGTTTAGCTTTGGTGTCTTATTGTTAGAGATTGTGAGTGGCCGAAAGAATACTGGTTTTTATCAAACTGACTCTCTCCATCTTATTGGATAT gcATGGGAATTATGGACAAGTGATAAGGGATCGGACTTGGTGGATCCACTGCTTGATGATATATCCTCTATGCAAATGGTATTGAGATATGTTAACATAGCTCTCCTTTGTATTCAAGAAAGTGCAGCGGATAGACCTACCATGTCTGATGTTGTCGCCATGCTTAACAGTGAAAGTATAATTATACCTTATCCCAAGGAACCTGCTTTCTTGAAAGTGAGAAGTATGGCGAAGGCACACCCAATTAACAACATGCTAGAAATATGTTCTCTGAATAGTGCAACGATTTCAATTATGGAAGGCCGGTAG